In the genome of Plectropomus leopardus isolate mb chromosome 19, YSFRI_Pleo_2.0, whole genome shotgun sequence, the window TGCCAACGGCAGGAAGAATCCTATGAAGAAGGTGTAGATTATGAAGGCTGTATAGTAGACATCCTGGGGCTCTGGCCACACAATCCCACATACCGGCACCTTGTCAAGGCCACTGAAGATCATAGTAGGTAGGATAACTAACAGGGATACGCCCCATACTGTCAGGTTAGTAAGCTTGGCTACGCGGGGTTTGCGCCATTTTGTGGATTTAATAGGGTGGACCACAGCCAGGTATCGATCGATGCTCATCACCATCAGACAAAAGATGCTGGTGAACTGATTGAGAGAGTCTGGGGGGAGGGGatgggaggtggagagagaaaagtaaaatgaGGGCATGTATCAAGTCAGACCATGAGTAACTGCTAATGCTTGTTCTTTTTATTACACAGAAGATATATAAAGTGTGATAAAGGCTGTTGGTAAGACCACTAGGATGGCAAACATGTCCAAACCTGTTTGGATTGCATTCAGTAGCTTGGCTTGGTAAAAAAGGGATTATTCCTCAAACTATTCCTTAAAGACTCTTAAATTTGCAACTGAAGTCTTAACAGTGCAATTGAGTACATATGTTTATCTGGGTTTTCTTTACATTGCAACCACAGCAGACATAGATTTCAGGATAATTTCCCTCTTGAGGTAGCCAAAAGTGTTTCTTTGCCCAGCAAAACTGCTACAACTTTCTCAAGTACACCATTAGCCCTATATAACACTACATTAGCTCTCCACCTACCAACAGTCATGATCACTCTGCACAGCACCTCTCCAAAAGGCCAGTGCACTAGCGCCAGCTGCATGGCGATGAATGGCAGGCTCATCATGCACAGTACATCTGCTACTGCCAGGTTCAGGATGTAGATGTTGGTCACTGTCTTCATTTTGGCATAGCGCAGGATGACATAAATGACCAGGGCGTTGCCGCACAGCCCCACAGCGCATACAATGAAGTAAATGAAGGTGATGACCACAGAGCTGGTCTTGTCCTGGTGAGGCTCCCGGGTCTCTGTGATGTTCTGGTCCAAGTAGGACTCATTCCCCTGAAAGTAGCTGTCATACATGAGGGGCTCGGGGATTGAGATGTTGGGGGAAGTCGGAAGAAAGGTCCACTGATCCAAGGCCATGATGTCTGAAAGGGGTTAGGGTATCAAAGGGCTCAGAGAGTCTTAAGATGTCAAGGATTAAAGGGTAAAGGTCTAATCAGAAAGGAGTTTGGGGAAAGAATATATTATTGGGTTTAAAGTTAGGCTTCTGCGTACATAAAAGCATTTATTTCACTATGCAAGGCTGTGGAAATAAGGGTAAAGGACCTTGAGATGGTAAGTTCTAAGATAAGCTTGGGGTTATGGGAATTTGAGACTTTTGGGGTCTTGGGGTTTGGGGCTCTGGGGATCGGGATGAGTGGGGAATTTTTATTAACAAGGAACCACTAGTGTCACATCCCAGCTGTGGAGAATTGGCAATAGCGGAAGATAAATCTatggagagagcgagagagagagagagagaacaaagtGAAAGATCATTAAGTTTGGCTGAAACAGTGAGTATTTCCTTTGGCAAGTAATTATAGTCCTTTAAGATCCATAGCAACAGTTTCAAGGTTACTTTACATAACTGCTTACACGTCTTAAACTGAAGGTATAGTATTCCATCTGGAGAATACTCCAGAAATGTCCTTTGCATGATTAGTTTTTATTATCCTCAACAGGACTAATTTCCTCACGGCAAGCATTTggcagagagagacatggaTGACAGGCCAAGACACCAATCCAGccatgtccaaatttgacatgatGTTCAGCtttctaaaaattattttgtttgtttttctcacacagcagcaaaataaataataggtGAGAGGCAAAATACTGAAGCCACCCACAATGACAAGTTACACTACTCAACCTAAATAC includes:
- the LOC121958724 gene encoding somatostatin receptor type 2-like; the encoded protein is MALDQWTFLPTSPNISIPEPLMYDSYFQGNESYLDQNITETREPHQDKTSSVVITFIYFIVCAVGLCGNALVIYVILRYAKMKTVTNIYILNLAVADVLCMMSLPFIAMQLALVHWPFGEVLCRVIMTVDSLNQFTSIFCLMVMSIDRYLAVVHPIKSTKWRKPRVAKLTNLTVWGVSLLVILPTMIFSGLDKVPVCGIVWPEPQDVYYTAFIIYTFFIGFFLPLAVICLCYLLIIVKVKSSGMRVGSTKRKRSERKVTQMVSIVVAVFVLCWLPFYIFNVTSVTSSINPTSAVKSTFDFVVVLGYANSCANPILYAFLSDNFKKSFQNVLCLKKVAGLDEIERSDSRADRSRMVNDAIIINANLETHNAALLNGELQTSI